The following coding sequences are from one Leishmania donovani BPK282A1 complete genome, chromosome 3 window:
- a CDS encoding quinone oxidoreductase, putative, producing the protein MEVIATAHGGPEVLTVRPSSHTPDATQLEGGQVLVRNAYAGVNFIDTYFLSGLYKKPAMPYVVGEEGAGAVVKVGAGVPETMLGKRVAYFGGAGCTGSYAAFTVAPASALREVPDEVTDAEAAAVMCQGLTAHYLVDSSYPCGPGSTVAVHAAAGGTGLLVCQMAKLRGARVIGLCGGAEKATLARSVGRADVVIDYVATPDWAPLVRAAAPQGVDAVYDGVGQATFAGSLSVLRPRGYMITFGNASGAVPPVSPMELSRAGSVYLQRPTLGDFMRTPEEVQRRTSEVFGWVASKQVQLTIGHEYPLHEAAQALTDLQSRKTTGKLLLKCID; encoded by the coding sequence ATGGAGGTGATTGCCACGGCGCACGGCGGGCCTGAGGTGCTCACGGTTCGTCCGTCCTCGCACACTCCTGACGCAACGCAGCTGGAGGGGGGTCAGGTGCTGGTGCGCAACGCCTACGCTGGCGTGAACTTCATTGACACCTACTTCCTTAGCGGCCTTTATAAGAAGCCGGCAATGCCGTACGTcgtgggcgaggagggcgcagGTGCAGTCGTCAAGgtcggcgccggtgtgccGGAGACGATGCTCGGAAAGCGTGTCGCCTATTTTGGTGGTGCCGGCTGCACTGGCAGCTACGCCGCCTTCACAGTGGCGCCAGCGTCTGCGCTGCGTGAAGTGCCGGATGAGGTGAcggacgcggaggcggcggcagtgatgTGCCAAGGCCTGACGGCGCACTATCTGGTGGACTCCAGCTACCCGTGCGGCCCGGGCTCGACGGTGGCagtgcacgctgccgccggtgggACGGGGCTTCTTGTGTGCCAGATGGCGAAGCTGCGCGGAGCGCGCGTGATCGGCCTCTGTGGCGGcgcggagaaggcgacgctggcgaggTCGGTAGGCCGCGCGGACGTGGTGATCGACTACGTGGCGACGCCGGATTgggcgccgctggtgcgcgcggccgcgccgcaggGCGTCGACGCAGTGTACGACGGTGTGGGCCAGGCGACCTTTGCCGGCAGCCTAtcggtgctgcggccgcgcggCTACATGATCACCTTCGGCAACGCgagcggcgctgtgccgccagTTTCGCCAATGGAGCTGTCGCGCGCGGGCAGCGTGTACCTGCAGCGGCCGACGCTGGGCGACTTTATGCGCACTCCCGAGGaagtgcagcgccgcacctcCGAGGTGTTTGGGTGGGTGGCGTCGAAGCAGGTGCAGCTGACGATCGGCCATGAGTACCCGTTGCATGAAGCGGCACAGGCGCTCACGGACCTGCAGTCGCGCAAGACAACGGGCAAGCTGCTGTTGAAGTGCATTGACTGA
- a CDS encoding DNA repair helicase, putative: MLLNSVLSYLFDPVEDAKDVDGTESASGSSVVAEPPAAMATASAHESERAALSHSPPSPTLEEVLRQRQLEEEMVQVRRERRARVRAQRRQIRQARKLMRFQQQLTNSGDEHDFLLTQDPLAWYAEQLPMMKTGLRGDDLIDLRSASSLSSSSSSSSSSSSASDDDDDAEAQLEMALSTLIPLRKPKVYFASRTHTQLQQLMEDLQRTAFARLPLRPRQRKIEPLESAAGRTAGEVMGANNTDDRVTSSKSLGSPTHACPPAAASPPKPSRQQQPRRLTAVHVAGRPHLCLNAALRRKAGGNNDRLNYYCREAMHFERSKQGRQYRRQKQEHPQHQPPHLTGSPAVRNIEDATGVQQQLEDDKGCVYCVESHLRSLMTYLRDEQHRADAATDPADAASGGASASGNGGPHSSVYTMDRLRRLGAELQACPYLATRLLLRGADVAFIPYGYVLDEGQRAVLLGGAATNPATAAEAAALFATPSRSTPATEGGGALQDDAAPHSPPSLGTVLYHRRQRVTATAAFRRRRQQQRGADVNGGDEEEDAIWSTMARSAPPSLCGDIFVFDEAHNIADHCRSASAVTVAPWHLLLARRLFETYLARYASRLLTRNKQRLRELVHFLSKLLGFCERADSAAVFGEGGGGEGDVAPSLSAPSSPLARLPQPSTTTLATATHTRVLPFHAFLFDAGIDSVDVYAFLTFLVDSQLLMKLQGFVSYTLDAELQQEKESVSTATRAMTIASGTDGSAGSTAGMKRQRGSGVGVGVSDARNKAQRQRRLLASLDLPDNHKKIAEDEVAPPRLFLAEYLSQQLQPAGVAMTAAAYAGAAAPPDPVQLRALTAEALQCVERLLCALYVSDTTSTRVLWTPPSLSPVSPARPAGCAARQGALKIIQLEPGMYTFAPLVLEARAVVLAGGTMQPLAFTCGPLLPAQAMIGSDAGVDFGTANKSERGAVEVTVEGIGGSDYAHRIGASLQGGAAPAPGPSAFHLISEGHVVPSSSVQVWALGAGPSGLRMELSQQALGLRSDAASTSNDTGSPRIGVSSIISPHAHRVLAEVGCTLLNLARVLPPAGAICFFTSYDVMDTVVAVLESTGYYAQINDVKRIFKETRNGGGGGGRGTANGADGGGGEAIAELLREYQEWISGEPDNHGAAERAPGPSSTTASSSVCTAAASQQRQKSSRHGAFLFAVMGGRLSEGINFADDLGRAVVVLGMPYANPTDVELQMNLKHIVATRLRTNADADRRGMRGTAGSASTPSPTSSSPFTCAEEWGLYMDSMMRTVNQCIGRCIRHAGDYATIILLDARYTERPDARRRVSAWLQPSMRVAQTFGQCFSGVREFFAERQPKG; encoded by the coding sequence ATGCTGCTGAACAGCGTCCTCTCGTATCTCTTCGATCCTGTTGAAGACGCTAAGGATGTTGACGGAACagagagcgcgagcggcagcagcgtagTTGCTGAGCCACCTGCTGCGATGGCGACCGCTTCTGCTCATGAGTCGGAAAGGGCCGCTCTGAGTCATTCCCCGCCCTCACCGACTCTGGAAGAAGTGCTCCGTCAACGACAGCTGGAGGAAGAGATGGTGCAGGTGCGTCgagagcggcgcgcacgcgttcgcgcgcagcggcggcagatTCGGCAGGCCCGCAAGCTCATGCGcttccagcagcagctgaccAACAGCGGTGACGAGCACGACTTTCTGCTCACACAAGACCCCCTCGCGTGGTATGCAGAGCAGCTTCCAATGATGAAGACGGGGCTCCGTGGTGACGACCTCATAGACCTCCGCAGCGCAAGCTCACTCTCTTCGTCTTCGTCATCATCATCCTCGTCCTCATCCGCGAGtgatgacgatgacgacgcggAGGCCCAGCTTGAGATGGCGCTCTCAACACTCATTCCACTGCGCAAGCCGAAGGTCTACTTTGCCagccgcacccacacgcagctgcagcagctgatggaggatctgcagcgcaccgccttTGCCCGGCTACCGCTgcgaccgcggcagcgcaaaATCGAGCCGCTGGAAAGCGCAGCTGGGCGAACTGCGGGAGAGGTGATGGGGGCTAACAACACAGATGACCGTGTTACCTCTTCAAAGTCCTTGGGCTCTCCTACCCATGCGTgtcctccagcggcagcatcaccACCAAAGCCttcgcgacagcagcagccgcgccgtctCACAGCCGTACACGTGGCTGGCAGACCGCACCTCTGCTTGAACGCAGCCCTGCGTCGCAAGGCTGGCGGCAACAATGACCGCCTGAACTACTACTGCCGTGAGGCCATGCACTTCGAGCGCTCGAAGCAGGGACGGCAGTACCGGCGCCAGAAGCAAGAGCACCCGCAACATCAGCCGCCTCACCTCACCGGCAGCCCTGCCGTACGCAACATCGAAGATGCCACTGGGGTGCAGCAACAGCTGGAGGACGACAAGGGATGCGTGTACTGTGTCGAGTCGCACCTTCGCTCCTTGATGACGTACCTGCGTGACGAACAGCACCGTGCGGATGCGGCCACAGAccccgccgacgccgccagcggcggtgccagtgCTTCCGGCAACGGTGGCCCGCACTCTTCAGTCTACACCATGGACCGCCTTCGGCGACTGggggcggagctgcaggcgtgcCCGTACCTCGccacgcgcctcctcctccgggGAGCCGACGTGGCATTTATCCCGTACGGCTACGTCCTCGACGAGGGCCAGCGAGCGGTGCTtctcggcggcgcagcaacaaacccggcgacggcagcagaggcggcggcgctctttGCGACGCCCAGTCGATCCACCCCGGCGACtgagggtggcggcgcctTGCAAGACGATGCCGCACCGCACAGCCCCCCGTCCCTCGGCACCGTTCTCTATCATCGGCGCCAGCGTGTcacggccacggcggccttcaggcggcgacggcagcagcagcgtggtGCCGATGTGAACGGGggcgacgaagaggaggatgcgATATGGAGTACgatggcgcgcagcgcaccgccttCCCTTTGCGGGGACATCTTCGTATTCGACGAGGCGCACAACATCGCCGATCACTGCCGCTcggccagcgccgtcaccgtcgccccATGGCATCTCCTGCTTGCTCGACGGCTCTTCGAGACGTACCTGGCGCGTTACGCGTCGCGACTGCTGACGCGCAACAAGCAGCGGCTTCGCGAGCTGGTCCATTTTCTTAGCAAGCTGTTGGGCTTCTGCGAGCGCGCAGACTCTGCTGCCGTCTtcggggagggtgggggcggagaaggcgacgTCGCACCATCGCTCTCAGCGCCGTCATCACCACTCGCGCGACTCCCCCAGccatcgacgacgactcTGGCaaccgccacgcacacgcgtgtcCTACCCTTCCACGCATTTCTCTTCGATGCCGGCATCGACAGCGTCGACGTGTACGCGTTCCTGACCTTCCTGGTCGACTCGCAGCTGTTGATGAAGCTGCAGGGGTTCGTCTCCTACACACTGgatgcggagctgcagcaggaaaAAGAGTCGGtctcgacagcgacgagagcGATGACGATCGCCAGCGGCAcggacggcagcgcaggctCGACGGCTGGCatgaagcggcagcgtggcagcggcgtcggtgtAGGCGTCAGCGATGCGCGCAATaaggcacagcggcagcggcgcctgtTGGCGTCTCTTGACCTTCCCGACAATCACAAGAAGATAGCTGAGGACGAAGTTGCACCTCcccgcctctttctcgcgGAATACctctcgcagcagctgcagccggccGGTgtggcgatgacggcggcagcgtacgcaggcgcagccgccCCGCCTGACCCCGTGCAGCTACGCGCGTTGAcggccgaggcgctgcagtgcgtCGAGCGACTTCTCTGTGCACTGTACGTCTCCGACACCACCTCGACGAGGGTGCTGTGGACGCCGCCATCCTTGTCACCAGTGTCACCGGCACGGCCCGCAGGTTGCGCCGCGCGACAGGGGGCACTGAAGATTATACAGCTAGAGCCTGGTATGTACACCTTCGCCCCACTGGTGCTGGAGGCGAGGGCTGTGGTGCTGGCCGGCGGCACAATGCAGCCGCTGGCCTTTACATgtgggccgctgctgcccgcgcAGGCAATGATTGGTAGCGACGCTGGCGTTGATTTTGGCACCGCGAACAAGAGTGAGCGAGGGGCCGTAGAGGTGACTGTTGAAGGaatcggcggcagcgactaCGCTCACCGCATCGGCGCATCGTTGcagggcggtgctgcacccGCGCCTGGCCCGTCTGCCTTTCACCTCATCTCCGAGGGCCACGTCGTGCCATCGTCGTCAGTGCAAGTATGGGCCCTCGGTGCCGGACCAAGCGGACTTCGGATGGAGCTCAGCCAGCAGGCGCTCGGTCTTCGAAGCGATGCCGCAAGTACGTCCAACGACACCGGCTCTCCACGCATCGGTGTCAGCAGCATCATCAGCCCACACGCCCACCGTGTGCTAGCGGAGGTGGGGTGCACGCTGCTAAACCTCGCCCGAGTGCTTCCGCCCGCTGGCGCCATCTGCTTCTTCACGTCGTACGACGTCATGGACACCGTCGTGGCCGTGCTGGAGAGCACTGGCTACTACGCTCAGATCAACGACGTAAAGCGAATCTTCAAGGAGAcgcgcaacggcggcggcggcggagggcgggGCACCGCCAACGGAGCAgacggaggtggcggcgaggccATCGCAGAGCTTCTGCGCGAGTACCAGGAGTGGATCAGCGGTGAACCTGACAatcacggcgctgctgagcgtgCGCCGGGACCGTCGTCGACTACCGCGTCCTCGTCTGTCTGTACAGCTGCCGCAtcccagcagcggcagaagtCGTCTCGTCACGGTGCCTTCTTGTTCGCCGTCATGGGAGGTCGCCTGTCGGAGGGGATCAACTTCGCCGATGACCTcggccgcgccgtcgtcgtgctTGGCATGCCGTATGCGAACCCCACCGACGTGGAGCTGCAGATGAACCTAAAGCACATTGTCGCGACACGGCTAAGGACGAACGCCGACGCGGATCGTCGCGGTATGCGTGGGACGGCAGGTTCAGCATCCACGCCCTCGCCCACATCCTCGTCTCCGTTCACGTGCGCAGAGGAGTGGGGTTTGTAC